In Procambarus clarkii isolate CNS0578487 chromosome 50, FALCON_Pclarkii_2.0, whole genome shotgun sequence, one genomic interval encodes:
- the LOC138351559 gene encoding calphotin-like, with protein sequence MSAVAPPVAPPVVVASPPEVVSSPGAQPAPAGVPEPLPTAICSDPSSSSSSSAVSVLFPAPSPSVPAVLGARVDLALPPVPGLVPHVVEDAAVPRRTSVRPASVARVAESASGSDDVRPEPKRSRRSSAWAEVGDFDECGPSGDDGVAPVVVHTTVVAEVHLPKDAGASVLASPSGLVSEGPTSGALPESDGSGSSWGVVPPAVVGGERGGLVMVLRKDGRSGSSVAPSSLPVSSVAVMPPLPSPAVSSVSPAVTVEVLPSHRPAPASMRAMAWQSR encoded by the coding sequence atgtcagctgttgctccgcctgttgcgccccctgttgttgtcgcctctcctccggaggttgtgtcctcgcctGGTGCTCAgcctgctccggctggtgtccctgagcctcttccgactGCCATctgctcggacccctcgtcttccagttcttcctctgctgtgtctgtcctgttccctgcaccctcgccatctgttccggctgtgctgggagctagGGTGGATCtggcgcttcctcctgtgcctggcctggtgccccatgtggttgaggatgctgccgtaccGCGGCGTacgtcggttcgcccggctagTGTTGCGcgtgtcgctgagtctgcctctgggtctgatgatgtgcggcccgagcctaagcgttcccggcgttcttctgcgtgggctgaagttggcgacttcgacgagtGTGGTCCTTCCGGTGATGATGGGGTAGCTCCggttgtggtgcacactacggtggtggcagaggtgcaCTTGCCTAAGGATGCCGGTGCCAGTGTTTTGGCCTCCCCTTCTGGTCTGGTGTCCGAGGGACCtacttcaggtgcgttgcctgagtcggatggctccggttcttcgtggggggtggttcctcctgctgtggttggtggtgagcggggtggcctggtgatggtgttgagaaaggatgGTCGCTCTGggagttctgtggccccttcctcgttacccgtttcctcggtagCGGTCatgccgcctcttccgtctccagcagtctcttccgtgtctcctgcggtcacTGTGGAGGTGCTACCATCTCATCGTCCGGCCCCTGCTTCTATGCGTGCGATGGCGTGGCAGTCTCGGTAG